From the genome of Aspergillus oryzae RIB40 DNA, chromosome 4:
ttttACAGTCATACACCTAATCTCAAGAGCTATAGTAGAGATCAAATATCTACTTCTTCCATGATAATCACCACTCATGCGCCTCGTTCAAGGCCTCGCTCCCATAGGCTCACTCATCTGCATATTTCCAAAGGCCACCCGGGCGCATTGCTTCTCTATATCGTTCTTTTACCTTATCTCTCTCAAGCCTTCTTGCCTCCTCACGATCAAATTCTAGTTCTTGTGTGTCAGGCATATCCGTACGCCAAAACCCTGGTGGCGTAGCCGGACGTGGATGATGATTCCTATGTTTCCCAAAACAGTCGGCAATCAGCCTTGCTTTTGCCTCATCAAGGAGCTTCTGATGGTCCTTCTCACCAAGTCCATCAAGCAAATGTTTATTGTCTCTCAAGTAGTCCTCTAAAAATTTCTGGTCATCTTCTTGACAAGAGACTGTAGAGTTAATTCGTAGACCAGCAAGGCGTGCCATGGCTAAGAATTTGTCCCCACAGCAATCAGGGCGCGTGCATCCCTTGATGCACTTGcgttcttttttcttgcgGATAACAGTGTCAAATGCATACTCGAGTCCTTCGTTATAGTCGGGGTTTATCCTGAAATGACTAAGTTCGAGCCGGTGTAGTGGCAGAGCTCGGTAAGGTTCATCCTCTGGACGCATTTTAATGGAATTAGACTCTGCTCGCTCGGAAATTTGGGTGTTGGTTGATACATGTTGATCAGTTGGCCGTTTGCTAGCTTGTGCATCAGTAGGTACGCGTCTACTATACGCAGGCGCTTCGTGATCAGCATGAGATTCGTGCTGTTTGTAACTTATGGTATCGTTCGTGTTTCCGCTGTCCTTCGGCGAATGCAACAGTGACCTAGGCGGCACTGGTTTCTCCAATAAGTCCTGCAAACGGTGTGAGACATCCTTGGAACTTAAGGCTGCTGACAGGTAGCTAAGATCGGCGTTCAGCGGTGTCCTTCCTGCATGTGCTGTGGGATACATCCGTTCGCCATCCTCTGCTAAGCACGATATAGCATGGTTGGGTGCCCTCGGGATTGCCATTGGCTTCTTTTCAGGCCATCGAGCAGAACCATGCAAAAGGCTAGCATTGTTATCCACTGATTGGAGTGCTGTGGAtcgatgaagaagcctgTGGCCTGATGCTAGACGGTATTCATCCTGAGGCGCTAGTTTTCGAGATGATGGCGAATGAATAGCCGAAGGGTCTGTTTCAGATGTTCGATATGCATCGATGACCACCTCTGTGGTTGGTGTCTCGACAGTACCGCCAACTTCATCCAAATCTTGAGTTTCAATTGTTTCAAACTGCTGGGAAACGTTTCGCACGGGACTAGAGGACATGCTTTCGCTTTTTACGGCAATGGGCGGTTTCGattccctttccctcaaGCCACTATAACGAGCTAATGCCCCGGATTCGGGTACAATCTCGCGtttcctcttcaatctccgGTATCTCTGCCTCGCCAATGTATCGGTATCTTCGGTCTCGAAAGGAGGACTGGACTGCGTAAGAAAAACTTTTAGAGATTCAGTCTGCAGGGACTGTCTAAAGGTGTTATCTGATCTTCTATAGTCGCCGCAAACAATGGATGTAAAACCTTCATCCGGCTCGTGCCTAGGTGAACTCGGTAGCCCAGGACCCCCGTCTGCTGCATTATGACTAACCGGCACTGACATGCCATTTGCAGGTATCGACTCTGCGGTTGGAGAGCAATCATGGTCTTCATTTGCAATGTTTTTCACTCGTTGGAATTTGACAGCGACACCATTCAGCACAAGTGTAAACTCGTCCCGCTCGAGACATTTGCTCCAGTGTTCCAGCTTTCTCTTATGCCGCTTGATCTGGTGTCTGAGGCCCTTACAGGCCTTTGCGAGCGTTTGTGCATCTCCATATAGTGCAGCATATTTCCCCTTGACAATTCTCGGTTCTTTAGTACCACATTCCCACGACACGAGATTGTTGTCATCACACAGACTCAAAACACGCTGCGGCGCATATGCTTCCTCCAATTGAGACTCGCTCAAAGAGACTTCAGCACCATCTAGGCTAATGTCATTACGACTTAATTCTTCTCGTAAATGGGCAATCTCAACATTTAGCCTCTCGATCTCGGCCGCAGCTTTACTTCGGACATCCTCCGTAGCCCTGAGTTTCTCTTCTGCAGTGGCGACTTGTTTATCACGAATGGTAAGCACAGCAGTCAAATCGCTGTATGCATCATCGAAGGATTTCTCAAAGCTCTCTGCCACAGAGGCATGAAGTTGCTTTAGAATTTCCATGAAAAATGAGAGTGGTCCAAGCAAGGTTACGCATATAGTTTCAGGGAGTGTCGGGGAACGCGATAAGTACTTATTAAAAGGCTAGCCGCTTGGCCCGTTTCTCTCGGTCTTAAAAGTGGTTGTGGATCATTTTTATCGCCCTTTAGATAAGCGTTCTTATCGGACACGCACCATAGTGCCAaaaccatctcctcctcagtaCACAGTCAAGGAGTCTTCATTCTTGTAACACTTCCTAAGTCCATACATATATTTTGTGTTGTTCTTATAtttgaaaaaagaaagccactAGCAGCATGTCGAAAAGACGTGATGACGGTCATACCACGATCTATTCTTCACCAAAACGGCGGCGTGTATCCCAAGCCTATAATAGCGACTACCTCTCATTCTTAAGCGATGAAATTTTATTGTATATCCTATCTTACCTACCGATACCCGCTTTGCTAAAATGCCAAAGGTATGCTTACTGAAGGAGGGACTCAAGCTCGCAGAGCTAACCTACTCCTTTCCCTTTAGAGTGTCCCGCCGCTTCCACGCTTTGGCCGGAGACTCGGAGCTATGGAAGCGACAGTATTATTCTCGATGGGTACGACCTCGAGCACGTCGCTTAGCGAGAGTGAGACGTGCCACTCCTCAACTTTCGAGGCTTGAATACTCGCCTAAAGTGTCTACGTGGCTTGACCACAGTCATTTAGCGAGAGAAGGCAGCAATACAAATTGGAAAAAACAATATCGCCTTAGACACAACTGGTCCAAGGGGGTATGCCGTGTAACCGCAGTTGAGTTGCCTCAATCTCCACAACCACCCGTTTTGGTACAATTTTGTGCTGGGCTTGTGTTTGTAGCAGATTCCGCTCATGGGCTTAGGGTTTGGCACGCGGACAATACAAACTCCTGTTTAGCGAGTGTACCTTTCATGAATGTTAACGCACAAGGACCTATAGTACCCACGTCGTTAAAAGCAACTTACTGTTCACAGCAAAATGTGACCAGAATTGCTATCGGATTTGAAAGCGGCTGCTTTAGTGTGTATAACATGGACATTAGAGCCCTACGATTGGATTTGGGACTCACTTACACAAGTTCCACTGACCAGGCAATAACAGAGATGGCTCTGTCATTCCCCTATATCCTAATGGTATCCCAATGCAATGTGCTATCGTTATTTGATATTCAAGCTGCCAATGAGAAGTCAGACCACAATCCCGTCAAATTGACGGAGGAGGCCTACCTCCTTGCAACACTCAAAGCCGAAAGCATATTGGCCCCCATGTCATTGTCTGTGCGTGTTGCAGCCTCGGAAATCATAGCTTCTATAGTGTACAGTTTTTACCATATCGGTTGCGGTTGGTCCATTGGGGTACAGGAACTACATTTCAACAAAAGCGGCCAACAGATCAGCTCACGACTCGCAACCACAGTGGACTGTCAATATGGTGTGATACCGCTACGCCCCTCTAGCCGGGTACCAGACGAGCAACAATCTCTACTGAACAGTGACCTGTATGGGTGGTCTACTGAGCCATCGATTTTACATCGAGAACCTCCAACTTCAATCTCCTATTCGCACCCGTACCTCTTGACTTCTCACGCAGACAACACTTTGACTGTGTACCTTGTTGTTTCTACAACAAGAAGTCTCCATGTCAAAGGCGGCCAGAGACTCTGGGGCCACACCACGTCGGTTGCAGCCGTACAAGTCAGTGATCATGGTAAAGCAGTATCTGTTAGTTCTTGTGGTGATGAAATTCGAATATGGGAACTCGAACCTTTAATCTCTTATTTCGGGACGCAGAGTATGTTAGACGAAAAGAGCATCCAAGTTAGCCCCGAGAACAAGCAATGTCGGGGGTATGAAAATTTCGGTGTATTATCAGGAGTCTCTCGTTGCGAAGACAATGGGGATCGATCCCCTTCTCTAGAAAGATCATACGAATTGGACCGGATACGAGGCTGCGTTGGATTCGATGATGAACGTGTGCTTCTGCTTCGAGAACGTAATATCGGAAACCAACTACTAGAATTATATGACTTCACATGAACCCCGCATCTGCTGGGTAGAGATAAAAGAATAGGACATTTCGCACCTTCCCAAACAGAAAGATTCAAGGAGAGATTTCATCTGGTATGAAGCAAACTTTTATAATACTCCAGAGTAATTGGCTATAAACCAATCCCAAGGTGTTCAACCTGAGGACCTTGGGAGAGTATGATATTTAACTGCATGATTTACTTAGATTAAACGGGAATCTCTATCTTATACTACTAGTCTTCACAGACATAGATCAAGTAAAAACCTTCCTTTCTCGGGCTGCGTTTAAATATTAAACTACTCTGGTGACTTGggctggtcttcctccatgGCATCTCTCCGAAACCTCAATGCGAGAACGGCCTTAGCTCAGCTAGTCTGTTTCTTCCAAAGATACTTGGACAAGTTATGGCAAATGATGCATGCTAAATGGATTCCAGCCCATAATATCGTCTGCGATATTGCTTTGCCTTGGCCGGATCTGAGATCCTCGGATAAAAAGAACTGGTTGCTTTCAGTGAAATACAACCTTCCGACTAAGTCTTGTTTAACATTCAGTTGACTTAT
Proteins encoded in this window:
- a CDS encoding uncharacterized protein (predicted protein) — translated: MEILKQLHASVAESFEKSFDDAYSDLTAVLTIRDKQVATAEEKLRATEDVRSKAAAEIERLNVEIAHLREELSRNDISLDGAEVSLSESQLEEAYAPQRVLSLCDDNNLVSWECGTKEPRIVKGKYAALYGDAQTLAKACKGLRHQIKRHKRKLEHWSKCLERDEFTLVLNGVAVKFQRVKNIANEDHDCSPTAESIPANGMSVPVSHNAADGGPGLPSSPRHEPDEGFTSIVCGDYRRSDNTFRQSLQTESLKVFLTQSSPPFETEDTDTLARQRYRRLKRKREIVPESGALARYSGLRERESKPPIAVKSESMSSSPVRNVSQQFETIETQDLDEVGGTVETPTTEVVIDAYRTSETDPSAIHSPSSRKLAPQDEYRLASGHRLLHRSTALQSVDNNASLLHGSARWPEKKPMAIPRAPNHAISCLAEDGERMYPTAHAGRTPLNADLSYLSAALSSKDVSHRLQDLLEKPVPPRSLLHSPKDSGNTNDTISYKQHESHADHEAPAYSRRVPTDAQASKRPTDQHVSTNTQISERAESNSIKMRPEDEPYRALPLHRLELSHFRINPDYNEGLEYAFDTVIRKKKERKCIKGCTRPDCCGDKFLAMARLAGLRINSTVSCQEDDQKFLEDYLRDNKHLLDGLGEKDHQKLLDEAKARLIADCFGKHRNHHPRPATPPGFWRTDMPDTQELEFDREEARRLERDKVKERYREAMRPGGLWKYADE